One segment of Macrotis lagotis isolate mMagLag1 chromosome 1, bilby.v1.9.chrom.fasta, whole genome shotgun sequence DNA contains the following:
- the LOC141510022 gene encoding immunoglobulin superfamily member 1-like isoform X1, with protein MSPTLMAFFCFGLCLIKKMESNTEFLLKPLLRALPRAVVGPGWNVTLQCWQPAQSSLQGLSFALMKLGTTEPLQKQILGGTQANFSLYSVSTKNSGSYRCLYYEMNTPHRWSRPSEVLDLLVTGYLPKPSLLARPSSMVSPEQNVTLWCWRPPQADLQEVNFTLFKMGYLNPLQHKVSAESQVAFSLLSVSSEDARIYTCSYSDTESFGMMSKPSNALELLITGSLPKPLLSALPGPVLIQGRHLMLQCQQPTWSFLWDLTFALFKAGVPEPLQQQRPGGTRASFPILVVRTQDSGNYSCIYYYSMMPQQKTSEVSDPLEILVTDLRIHSHDEQHQGKRRVKSCQRDHLVEKHQNKRKNATWKD; from the exons ATGTCCCCAACACTTATGGCTTTCTTCTGTTTTG GCCTGTGTCTGATCAAGAAAATGGAGTCAAATACAG AGTTCCTTCTGAAACCATTGCTAAGAGCTTTGCCCAGAGCTGTTGTGGGCCCAGGATGGAATGTGACCCTCCAGTGCTGGCAGCCTGCCCAGTCTTCCCTCCAGGGACTGAGTTTTGCTCTGATGAAATTGGGGACCACAGAACCCTTACAAAAGCAGATTCTTGGGGGGACCCAAGCTAACTTCTCTCTGTATTCTGTGAGCACCAAGAACTCCGGGAGCTACAGGTGTCTTTATTATGAAATGAACACCCCCCACAGATGGTCAAGGCCCAGTGAGGTGCTGGACCTATTGGTAACAG gATATCTCCCCAAACCCTCTCTCTTGGCACGACCCAGCTCTATGGTGTCCCCAGAACAGAATGTGACCCTTTGGTGCTGGCGACCTCCCCAGGCAGACCTCCAGGAAGTGAACTTTACTTTGTTTAAGATGGGGTACTTGAATCCCCTACAACACAAGGTCTCTGCAGAGTCCCAGGTTGCCTTCTCCCTTCTGTCTGTCAGCTCTGAGGATGCCAGGATCTACACATGCAGTTATTCTGACACAGAGTCCTTTGGCATGATGTCAAAACCCAGCAATGCCCTGGAGCTGTTGATTACAG GTTCCCTTCCCAAGCCCTTGCTCTCAGCACTTCCCGGGCCTGTTCTCATCCAAGGAAGACATCTCATGCTCCAGTGTCAGCAGCCAACCTGGTCCTTCCTCTGGGATTTGACATTTGCACTGTTTAAGGCTGGTGTCCCTGAACCCTTACAGCAACAGAGGCCAGGAGGGACCCGAGCATCCTTCCCCATCTTAGTGGTGAGGACCCAAGATTCAGGGAACTATAGctgcatttattattattcaatgaTGCCTCAGCAAAAAACATCAGAGGTCAGCGATCCCCTGGAAATCTTGGTGACTG attTGAGGATCCATTCTCATGATGAACAACACCAAGGTAAGAGAAGAGTGAAATCCTGCCAAAGGGATCATTTAGTAGAAAAGCACcagaataagagaaagaatgCCACATGGAAGGATTAG
- the LOC141510022 gene encoding T-cell-interacting, activating receptor on myeloid cells protein 1-like isoform X2 encodes MSPTLMAFFCFGLCLIKKMESNTGYLPKPSLLARPSSMVSPEQNVTLWCWRPPQADLQEVNFTLFKMGYLNPLQHKVSAESQVAFSLLSVSSEDARIYTCSYSDTESFGMMSKPSNALELLITGSLPKPLLSALPGPVLIQGRHLMLQCQQPTWSFLWDLTFALFKAGVPEPLQQQRPGGTRASFPILVVRTQDSGNYSCIYYYSMMPQQKTSEVSDPLEILVTDLRIHSHDEQHQGKRRVKSCQRDHLVEKHQNKRKNATWKD; translated from the exons ATGTCCCCAACACTTATGGCTTTCTTCTGTTTTG GCCTGTGTCTGATCAAGAAAATGGAGTCAAATACAG gATATCTCCCCAAACCCTCTCTCTTGGCACGACCCAGCTCTATGGTGTCCCCAGAACAGAATGTGACCCTTTGGTGCTGGCGACCTCCCCAGGCAGACCTCCAGGAAGTGAACTTTACTTTGTTTAAGATGGGGTACTTGAATCCCCTACAACACAAGGTCTCTGCAGAGTCCCAGGTTGCCTTCTCCCTTCTGTCTGTCAGCTCTGAGGATGCCAGGATCTACACATGCAGTTATTCTGACACAGAGTCCTTTGGCATGATGTCAAAACCCAGCAATGCCCTGGAGCTGTTGATTACAG GTTCCCTTCCCAAGCCCTTGCTCTCAGCACTTCCCGGGCCTGTTCTCATCCAAGGAAGACATCTCATGCTCCAGTGTCAGCAGCCAACCTGGTCCTTCCTCTGGGATTTGACATTTGCACTGTTTAAGGCTGGTGTCCCTGAACCCTTACAGCAACAGAGGCCAGGAGGGACCCGAGCATCCTTCCCCATCTTAGTGGTGAGGACCCAAGATTCAGGGAACTATAGctgcatttattattattcaatgaTGCCTCAGCAAAAAACATCAGAGGTCAGCGATCCCCTGGAAATCTTGGTGACTG attTGAGGATCCATTCTCATGATGAACAACACCAAGGTAAGAGAAGAGTGAAATCCTGCCAAAGGGATCATTTAGTAGAAAAGCACcagaataagagaaagaatgCCACATGGAAGGATTAG